A region of the Canis aureus isolate CA01 chromosome 5, VMU_Caureus_v.1.0, whole genome shotgun sequence genome:
TTCATATTATAGATTACAAAAATTATTGAAAGCCAGAATGAATCTTTAGGGTTGGAGGGACCTTTAATAGTTTAATCTTTgggcttaagaaagaaaaattagtccCATACTGCATCTCACATCTCTTAAAAATAGGAAGTGTTTTAGCAGCTTAAAACCTTTAGTTATATAAAACTTATTACACTAGGATTTACTTTGAAATATAGTTTACAACCAGATCAATTATACATACACTGGCACTTTAGCACAAGGGcaaacttaaaaacaatttgttttgGACCTTTAAAATCAGGCCATAGTATAAAAACAGAGTCCATGGTCTTACATTCAGCAAATTCAtactaaaatattctattttcgtAGGATAAATGCCAACAAAACTTTACATATGCTACAagtttattacatatatttacatgGCTCTTTCCTAAGGTACTTAAAACTTTCACATTATACAGCTCCCCACTTCAAGTAAGCTTTGCAGGGAATGATTTGAGACCAGATCACCGTCAGAATAGCTTATGCAGTGCTGTAATACAAAAACGTATTTTGAAAGCTACTCAATGACCACCAAATACTGTTTCTGTAAGAAATGGTTTTGGTGCATTAGTTGGCAGACACCCAGTGCATGAAACAAACGGCCATTGGGATATATGGTCTCATCTAAATTAGATAGCCCCTAGTGCCCTTTTCCACATTTCACCAGCATAGTTTTACAAAAATGCAACTATTCTCTAAGAAaaactcatattttctttttggcaGTGCATTGGGTTGTTGTCATATTCCTGGTTTGGGTGTTTCTAGGACTTTAAACTGTTAAATATTCAACTACTCCAATCCCTGTAGGTCTTAACTGGATGCTTATAATCAGATTCACTAGCTTCCAACAAGTAAAACTACTGATCCATGAATGATAATCTTAAATTAGTATTTGTGCCCAGCAGACCATAGGAAAAGTTGATTACCATTCCCCAAATCTAAATTTGACAGGTTTCATTTAAGAGTTACTCAATTGAGAACACAATATCCAGTACAATTCTCAATAATTTAGTTATTTCAAGTTGCACTGATACTACCATTACATCACAGTGCACACTACACGTAAAACAGTTAAGATGAAATCTAATGTTTTCTACATTAATTAGCAATTTTACAGATTAATTCCCTAGTGAATTTGGTCTGAAACAACTGACAACTACCCTTAAATAGAACTAAATTTAAACattagtattttatcttattttataccTGTACTTTAAGTAAGGTTTTAAGTTGAAATGTCATTATTTCCTTATCAGAAGGATTAAAGGAAACTGGAACCcagtggcttggtggtttaggaAGAACACTTGGTGATGGTGGCTCACTAAACTTGGCTCCAGCGTAGTTCTGATTAGTTTGAGACTTAAAAAGTAAAGTGGGACTTGATAAGCTAGAGTTCCAGTTTtgattatttggaaaatttttgttCTTCCCCCCATTTTGCATGGCCTGCCGTGCAGCTGCTGAGGAGGTGTAAgtgtgtcctctttcttttttcttgtgaacAATCTTCATTTGGGAATTCTGATCCTTGGTCTTCTGTCTGTTAAGCTGTTGCTGGTTCTTACTAACGTTTCTCGACTGAGGGGCTGGAATGTTATACCTCTCTCCGCCACCCATCTTCAGCTTCTTTGTCACCTacacataaatggaaagaaaatattgagcAAAATTCCAGTAAGAAAAGTTCAAAACTTGAGGAAGGTTCTGTAGCCCCAAACTTGTAACTCCAGAATTCATTTTGGAAAGAATCAAAACTGCTCTTCGGCTGCTTTAACTTCACTGTATATTTACACTTCATTGTATGCACAGCCTTTATTACCTTCTTTATAAAAGGCTCAATCTGAAAATCTGAacaatcactttaaaaataaagacaactggTTTAGGAGGTTCGTTCCAAAACATGAATTTTGTACCTTTCGGTCTGCTTTTCGGATCGCAGGATTTCCACCACCTGTCCCCTTCCTTGCTGCCAAGCCCAGGATAAGAGATGTTGCTTTCTGCCGGATCCTTTCCTTTGTCTCAATACAGAAGTTTTCATGGGCCGATCCGCCGAGTTCAGCCTAGGAGCTGAGGCCAACATCGGAGTCTCCTAGCACACAAGCTTGAGAGAAGTCCTAGCTAGGAAAGTAGAGATCACTCCGTTACTTCAACTCAAAAAACCTGGGGGGAACGGGATGGTTCATATGGACTCCAGAAATACAGTTAAGAATGGCCGCTTCGTGAACTAGTTAATAAGACAGAAAATCCTCTTGTCCCTGTCCTCCGCGGACTCCGCCCAGCCCGGcgacccgggggcgggggcggggtctgCAAGTGTCCCCACGAGTTACGTTTCCCCCCCGGGGAGGGTGGGGACTTTCCTGTCTCACGGATCCTGTCACCAAAATGTTCAAAGCAGGGAAGCATCAGCTTTTACAGCCACTCCCAAGAAACCGGCCGAAAAGGAGTTTTCCTCAAGAGACCACGTTTTTAAAATCCGCTTCGAATATTCCCATCTCGCGGCCCATCACGTATCGCAACACGTCGACGTCACGGAAAGTGTCCCCCTTCAGTTACGAACTCTCGGCTCCTCCCCATCTTCAAGTTTTCGCAAGCCACAACCTAAGCCAATTTCCCATCTCGACTACACGGAAAGGGCTCGGGGCGAGCACCACGCACTCCCGGTTCCACCCCTATCCCAAGGAAGCCGGGCACCCAACCAACGAGCCCCTTCTTTCGGGAAGGGCAAGGGCCTTGCAGACGATTGCAACAGCCCCCGGGTCAGTCGGCGCGCGAGCCCAGAAGGTTCGGGTCTTCCgggcggcccccgcggccccccggccgcccgcgcccgccccggcccccggtCTCGCCGCCTTCCCCCAACAATGGGGAGCGCGGCCGCCAACATGGCCGCGCCCGCGGCGCCGCCGCCACTCACCGACTTCAAGCTCGAGACGGCGGCGGCTCCTGCTCGGCGGCgaagcccccctcccctcccagggagAGACGACGCACGGAGCGAACGAAACCCACGGGCACCGACGAGCTAGCTGCTGACCACCTCGGCGTCCGGACTCGACCTCCTCCTTCCGCCTCTACCGACAAAATGGAGGTGGCTGCGAGCGCCGAAGCGGGGCCGGGAGGCAGGGCGGCCAATCAGCACGCGCCGCCGCGCCGCCTGGCCAATGAGAGGCGCGCCGCCGCCTGTTGCTGGGGCCGGCCGGGCCGAGGGAGGAGAGCTTGCGGCCGGGTTTGAAATCCTTCCAGAGAGGTGCATGTCGGGAACAACTGCTGCGGCCCCGGCCGCCGACCGCCGACCGCCGACCGccggccccccgcgcgccccgcccctccgccccgcccctccgccccgcccccggggtcgGTCCTGCCCGCGCGCGCTGGGCGCCGGGGAAGGGGCGTCAAGCGCCCTCCTGGCCGCGGCCCCGCGGCTCCGGGGAGGGCGGAGCGGGACCGGACCGGAGCGGCTCGGCTCCGAGGTGGGCTCGCTGGGCCCGTGACCGGGTTTCACCGACGGAAGATCCTCAACAAAGTTGCCTCCCGAGCGCCGGCCGCCGCCCGCTCTGCTGCTCTCGCCCCCTCCTTCTCCTCGGTCGCGAGAACGTCcctgcagccccccgccccggttGGCGCCCGTTGCGGTTCCCTCTGGGGTCCCCCACCGCGGCCTCCTCGAAACTTTGCGAAGGGGCCTCGCCTGTGAAGGCGATTCCCGCACATGCGCGGATCGAGTCAGTGGCTCCTTTGTGTCCCCGCGGGCCCCTGGCTTCGGCTAGAGCCCCGGGCTAGAGCCCTGGGAGTCAGGGCGACCGCGGGTCCCCGCGTCCGCCACCAGGCCCCCGGGGGCGAGGCCGCTGTCGGTGTTTGGGAACCCGGTGTCCCGCGTTGTAAGCGCGCGAGAAGAGCAGCGGCGCCTGGAGCCTCGTGACCCCGGCTGCGGGGATCCAGCCCTCCccgcggggaccctgcttctccctgtccccgtGTCTCTGCCGcgctctgtttctcatgaatgaataaataaatgttttaaaaagaaataaaagtttgttgAGGGAATGAGGCTCCCTTAGTCCCCTTTCCTCCCAGgtgtgtgtcggggggggggTAAAGCTGTAGTTCCCTTGATTATTCCAGCGAGGCCCAGCGAAGAGGGAAAGGCAACTTCTTTGGGGTACATAGATAAGCAATCCAAAACGAGTGTTTTAAAAGAGAATGCCAAATTCTATGAACATATGAACATGTTTATTGCAGGACTTACACTTTTTATGAGTTTcacataattcatttttttttttaatctgcaagTGTTTTGCTACCATCATCCCCCACCCCTGTGTCTTTCTAGCCGTGGACCTTATGTTTTCTTAAGAAAACTTATTTAAGctactgcattttaaaagagaagtttGTTAATCAAATTAATTTggtaaaaaaatatagaagagatATTTTTGAGCATGGGGCTTTCTGGTGCTAATCATATTATAGTCAAATAAGATGTGTATAATAAGCATCTGCTAGCTTACTGAAAGTGTAATCTGTTTCCTAAAATCTCAAAAAGCTAGCTGGCTTAGACATCTGGCCAGATAATAGCCAGGCTGTATTTAATGAGTTCCGACTTTCAACTTCAGAAAAGATccttactttgattttttttttttttttaaatatgatggTTTGTAAAGTGAAAAGTCTGGTTTCAGTCTGAgcactttatttttctgattattcttAATTGCTAAGATTTATTAAATGCTAAATGCTTATCACTGCATTTTACATATTCTATCTCATTGAATATTTATCTctaaatgcattctttttttaatataaaatcaattagccaacatacagtacatcataAATTTCAGATATAgaattcagttattcatcagttgcatataatactcagtgctcatcacatcacctgccctccttaatgcctattacactatccccccacccccttcccctccaatAATCCTATTTGTTTCTTGAAGTtaagtctctcatgatttgtccccgtctctgatttcttcccgtttagttttccctcccttcccctataatcctctacaatctttcttatattccacatatgagtgaaatcatataattctctttctctgattgacttaacacaatactctccagttccagttcatccacatcgatgtaaatggtaaggtttcatcctttttgatggctgggtaatatttcattatgtacatataatattccatatatataatatatattatattccattatatatatatatatatatattccattgttATATATGCCAAtcaatcacatcttctttatccattcaactgtcaATGggtatctgggctctttccacagtttggctattgtggacattgctgctataaacactggggtgcagatgccccttgaGATCACAACATTtgttatctttggggtaaatagttCAATTGATTGGTCAtagggtatctctatttttaactttttttttttaagattttatttattcatgagagacatagagagagagacagagacacaggcagagggagaagcaggctccacgcaaagagcccgatgtgggactcgatcccaggactccaggatcataccccagcccaaaggcaggtgctaaaccactgagccacccaggaatccctatttttaacttcttgaagaacctccatactgccttccagagtggctgcaccagcttgcattcccaccaacagtataagagagttcccctttttctgtatccttgccaacacttgttgtttcctgagttgttacttttggccattctgactagtgtgaggtggtatctcattgtggttttgatttgtatttccctgatgatgagtgatgttgagcattttttcgtgtgtctgttggccatttgttgtcttcttggggaaatgtctgttcatgtcttctgcctatttcttgactggattatttgtttcttgggtgttgagtttgataagttctttatagatcttggatactagccctttatctgatatgtcatttgcaaatatcttctctgattctgtaggtctaattcttttttattcatatcATCCAAACATCTTTCAAATTCATCCCTGCTACAGTCCCACcccatcttcttttttctctctgctttccacctatttgattgcttttttaaaaaaaattatttatttaagagagagaaggggtggagggacagagggagaaggaaaaagggagaatcttaagcaacctccacatccagtgtgagctccttgaagggctcaatctcataaccctgagatcatgccctgagccaaaatcaagaggctgacacttaactgactgacccacccaggcacccctgactgTGTTACttcaaaacatacacacacacacacacacacacacacacaccagaacaACATAGTTCACTGGCTCCAAATTGTATTACAGAATTCAGTTGCTCTCCGATTGTTACCTGTATAAACACACAAGTAGTATCTTGGGACACTTATAAATAATACACACAATGTATTGGATACTTTCTCTGCCTCATTATTTTTTGCTTATCTGCACAAATTATTGAGTAGGTGTTATTTTGACCTCTACTGTGCAGATGAGGTCCATAGAATTTAAAGCTGAAAGCCACACGCTAAGACTCCGGAGCCCAGGCTCTGTGTTCCCTGCAGCACGTGTGTCTGAATCACCTCTGTCTTCCCCAGTGCCTGAAAGGTGCCTTGCCCAGAGCAGCACTGAGTGGCTGTTGATGGGACTGCCAGGACTGGTTGGGCAGTATGAAGCCTCCATTTCTGCCCAGTTAGAGTCAGGCTGCTGTTAAAGCCTTTCCCATGTCCCAGACTCCCAGCAGCCCCTCAATATAGTTCCAGCCTCATCCCTCATTAATATTTACCAAGTGCTATTTACCAAGTGATAACAGCTCAGAACTGGAGAGCAGGAGCCAAAAATATACCCTCTTCAGGACATCTGATGCAGCCTCTACCTGTCCCCTGCCAGTCTTTAAAGTCAGTTCCACCAACACAATCCAATTAGTGGTTCTCAGTTCAAATAGGAAAATGGTGATCCAAAGCAACAGCTCTCAGGATATAAATCAGCCACCAATGCCGAGAGCCAAATGCATAATAAATATGTAGGTGTTTAATACAAAACCTTAATTTAACCAAGATTTATCTGGTGCCTTCTTTGAGGCAGGCACTCTGCCAAGCCCTGGGGATACAATAGTGAATGAAGCTCCATCCCAGCCATAAAAGAACTCAAAGGCTCTTCCCTTGACAGTTTAtcagaaaagaaagctgggtGTCTGGGGAGATTCATTTCCTCAGTTCTTCCCCTGAGAGTCAAGGACAGACCATGCCAACTGTAAACACAAAAGTTAACCTGCTAACATTGGAGTTTGGGTTACAGACATtgtaccggggatccctggaatgggggtcaggggtggggatTGGCACAGTCACTGAAATCCTTTCCCTGGAGGATGCATTTTGAATTATATATCAGTGGGAGCCAAAATCAACAACATCTGTTGCATAAAGTTTACCTTCCTAATCTGTAAGTACAGTGGGACAAAAAGGTGTTTCAGAATGTCTGGCTTTGCAGGATTGGCAAGTTGCAGGCTGATACTTGTATTTTAAACCCCAATGAGTGGCAAGGCAGTGAGGTAATCACGCAGGTTTGGCACACTTTTCAAACACATCTCTAGTTGGACCCACTGGCATTCAGGCTGGATCATATATCTCCCAGTTTGCTGGACTCAAAAAATAAGCTGGTTTGGTTATTTATCTTCCTCAGGCTCATCTGTGAATTCAGAGCACAACTTTGAATGCTTGCAGGTCCATCAGTTGGCTAATTTCAGCTGGGAGAAGCAAGTTCTTGGAACTTGCCAGAAAAGCAAAGTGGGACACCTGCCTGATGTTTTGATGTGCCTTAGGGCTCTAATCTTGTTGCCAAACTGGTATCAAAACACACACCCTTCCACACTCCGTGAATATGTTTCCTGGGGAAGCATCTGCTGTGCGTTCCCCAGTTGCTCACACATTCCCGAGCTGTTGCAAATCAGTTCTCAGCCATTACAGCCAATTGGGTGTAATCACTAAATGGGGCACAGGAAGTCAATGCTAAACTCCCACACTTCCTGTGACTCTGACCCAGGGCTTCTCAACCTCTGGGACCTTTGAAGGATTCTGATGCACGGACTCCCACTCCAGAACCAGAATCTTTGAGGATGGCTACTTGGGTGCTCCAAGTCCAGCTGATGGGGGACAGAACATGCCACTCCCAAATCTGCCCCTGTGACAGGATTATTTTGAACTAAAGGTACTTGAAAAAGAGCAGGTGCAGAAGATCACCCTGAcctctcctccctttttcttcctggaaacaaaaaagaacattccCGTGTGAAAGATGTCCTCCTACACCAGGAGGAGAGAAACATTCTTATTACCAGAGCGGGGGCCGGAGGCCGAGAGAATTCTGTACAAACAGACTTGGTCAAAATAACTCTTACCTTTCTTTAGACCCCCTACATACTTTGCTTTTTCACAACTGTATCCCTTGTTCAACGTATTATAAAAGCATTTAGGCTTTGCCATgtctttgggtcttcatttccttatcaCTTAAGATTTATGTGAACTAACTCtgtgtgtttttctccttttaatgtctcctgtcagtttaattttcaggcCAGAGATCctaagaagggagaaagaaggttTGGCTTCCCCTCCACAGCTGATTCCAATGTCTCACTCTGGTCGAAAACTACTGCTCTAAGTGTTCCTAAGAGGAATCCCCTGCCACGGGAGTATATGTATGAAGGGGACCCCCTTTTATCCTCTGTAATCCTCAAAGGTGGTGATTATACCAAACAATCACAAGAAGCGAACACCCAGAGTTCTTTAGATCAGCTTTTTAAAGGGTTCATCACACAGGTGGACTCCCAGAGTCTACCATCAGTTCCCTTGCTAGTCTGTTGATCCGAGCTGTCCATTTCTTGGCCCACTCTAAGGTCAGAGCTCTCAGTACTCCAGGCCAGAAACTGTGTGGACTGAAGGACAGGCAGCAACCTTGAGAAGAACAATCCAAACAGGCATCccaattgattgattgattgatagcaAAAGGAAATGCAGGACACccaatactgaaaaaaatagtGGAACATGGGAGCCATCCACTTCTATGTAAGACCATGGCTATATCTGTCTCCCAACTGTTCACACCCATGGCACGAAGAAAAGATACACTATTCTGTGGTATCATGGAAGGCTCCAGAGAGAATCTAATGAGCTATGAAGCCACTCAAGCTCCCACCATGTATTCTTAGCCTGACAATCTCTCAATTCCTGtagtcatttttctcttaatgCTGCCTTGTATTGCAGCGCCTCACCTTTTTAACATATTCCAAGTCTACACGagcagagtattttttttttccacattcattaTTTCACTCAATCTTGGCATTAGCTCCATAGGATAATAATGCCTCCAGGATAGGCATTATCACCACACTATAGGTGAAGAGACAGGCCGGGAGAGACTTGTTCAGGTCTGCAACAAAGATCTTCCATCTTAAACACTTTTATTGGAGTTTTTGTTGTTATGTAAGTGACACCTCTTAGCTATAGAAAAGGCAGATCAATAACAACCCCAACGACAAAAAAATCACTCAACATCTAACCTCGCAGAGAGAACCACTGTTAAGGTTTTGAGGGAATGTCCTTACAGTCTTTTTTTCCAAACTGAGAGCCAGTGCGCAGTGGGAAGAGCACAGACCCCAGAGGCTGCCCACAGTCTTATCTCTGCAGCTTACTAGCATATGGTATTAGCAGACTTCTCAACCTCTCCTCGagtcattttcttcatctgtaaaatggggataataacatcACCTAACAGTCAGTGTAaggattaaacaaataaacatcttTGAAATACTTAGAACAAGTACTTAGAAAGCACTCAAttactcagcttttttttttttttttttaatttccataagAATGGTAAtaggggagcacctgggtagctcaatggattagatcccagggtcctgggatggagccctcagcagggagcctgcttccccctctcctccctgctcatgctctctctctctctctctctctcaaataaataaataaataaataaataaataaataaataaataaaatctttttaaaaaatggtaatggTAATAAATGATATACATTCTTTtgttaccttttaatttttatgttttaaaatcaatatattgCAAACCtgtttctgtgtatatatatacacacatacctacATCACTAACAGTATTTTATGTTATGACTATCATTAATTTCACCATCCCTGActgttgtttccaattttttgctaTTGTACGCTGAGCTGAACATCCTTATAGATAAATCTCCGTTTTCTTAAACAAATTTCCTTTAACTAAATTCCAGAGGTAAAACTACTCTGGTAAATATATAGCTAAGACTTTTGACTTTCACCCCCACCATCAGGGTGTAAAAGCCATATCTCAGGTTTCTGGGTCTAAAGATACTATTCTCCCTCCTGGTTATTTATAGCTGCTTCTCTAACATCAGATCTGCAAGAGGAATTGGTGAATTAACATAGAAAagaattagtaaaaataaattaattaaaataaaaatttttaaaagaaaaaagaaaagaattagctaaaggaattttatttttatttatttatttatttattttagccaaaggaattttaaaagttttttaggGACCACAGGTTATGCATTGCTCCCAGTTTTAAGAAATATgcttgtgggggcacctgggtggctcagtggttgagcgtctgccttcagctcagggtgtgatcccagggtccaggatcaagtcccacatcaggctcccaagagggagcctgcttctccctctgctggtgtctctgcttctctctgtgtgtctctaatgaacaaatagataaaatcttagaaagaagaagaaagaagaaagagaaagaaagaaagaaaaagaaagaaagaaagaaagaaagaaagaaagaaagaaagaaagaaagaaagaaagaaagaaagaaagaaagaaagaaagaaagaaagaaagaaagaaagaaagaaagaaagaaagaaagaaagaaagaaagaaagaaagaaagaaagaaagaaagaaagaaagaaagaaagaaagacagactgtGGGACAGCTCTTTCTTCAGGGAAACTCTGTTAGTAAGATCTACTTATTTATCACAGTTGCTAAACGCCATAACTGTCAAT
Encoded here:
- the PNRC2 gene encoding proline-rich nuclear receptor coactivator 2, with the translated sequence MGGGERYNIPAPQSRNVSKNQQQLNRQKTKDQNSQMKIVHKKKERGHTYTSSAAARQAMQNGGKNKNFPNNQNWNSSLSSPTLLFKSQTNQNYAGAKFSEPPSPSVLPKPPSHWVPVSFNPSDKEIMTFQLKTLLKVQV